In Deinococcus proteolyticus MRP, a single genomic region encodes these proteins:
- a CDS encoding PIN/TRAM domain-containing protein has translation MLVFRLLMILVGLVAGYAAGRALSLTQNGGEMVLVNTVSLMLAGALIAFLVSPRLEPLLGRMFGRLNGWYRSLAPQTVAAATFGLIVALLLSVLVSNLLAGLPIYSWPISVLVTAALGWFFVNYTVQHADAFGLLASQQVRRSRGSKILDTNVIIDGRIVELVRAGFLEGDLLVPGFVLRELQLLADHSDAQRRTRGKRGLAVLEELQELRPLRVDDWDDPALDKVDDKLIRFARETGGKLVSNDNALSRIAKLQDVQVLSIHEAAVALKPQVQAGDYLTITVSKGGQQQGQGVGYLEDGTMVVVEGGLKFKGKPLRVLVVNNVQTNVGRMIFAKPDEAA, from the coding sequence GTGCTGGTGTTCAGGCTGCTGATGATTCTGGTGGGGTTGGTGGCGGGCTACGCGGCCGGCCGCGCCCTGTCGCTGACCCAGAACGGCGGCGAGATGGTCCTGGTCAATACGGTCAGCCTGATGCTGGCCGGGGCGCTGATTGCCTTTCTGGTCAGCCCACGGCTGGAGCCCCTGCTGGGCCGCATGTTCGGGCGGCTGAACGGCTGGTACCGTTCGCTGGCTCCTCAGACGGTCGCGGCCGCCACCTTCGGCCTGATTGTGGCGCTGCTGCTGAGTGTGCTGGTCTCCAACTTGCTGGCGGGCCTTCCGATTTATTCCTGGCCCATCAGCGTGTTGGTCACGGCTGCACTCGGCTGGTTCTTCGTGAATTACACCGTGCAGCACGCCGACGCGTTCGGCCTGCTCGCCAGCCAGCAGGTGCGCCGCAGCCGGGGCAGCAAGATTCTGGACACCAACGTGATTATCGACGGCCGCATCGTGGAGCTGGTGCGGGCCGGCTTTCTGGAAGGCGACCTGCTGGTGCCGGGTTTCGTGCTGCGTGAGCTGCAGCTGCTGGCCGACCATTCCGACGCCCAGCGCCGCACCCGTGGCAAGCGTGGGCTGGCGGTGCTGGAGGAGCTGCAGGAACTGCGCCCACTGCGCGTGGACGACTGGGACGACCCGGCGCTGGACAAGGTGGACGACAAGCTGATTCGCTTCGCCCGTGAAACCGGCGGCAAGCTGGTCAGCAACGACAATGCCCTCAGCCGCATCGCCAAGCTGCAAGACGTGCAGGTGCTGAGCATCCATGAGGCGGCGGTGGCCCTCAAGCCGCAGGTGCAGGCAGGCGATTACCTCACCATCACCGTCAGCAAGGGGGGGCAGCAGCAGGGGCAGGGCGTGGGCTACCTGGAAGACGGCACCATGGTGGTGGTGGAAGGTGGCCTGAAGTTCAAGGGCAAGCCGCTGCGGGTGCTGGTGGTGAACAACGTGCAGACCAACGTGGGCCGCATGATTTTCGCCAAACCGGACGAAGCGGCCTGA